AGTCTCCGACTGCGAAACCGAGGGCAAGCAGCTGGTCCTGGACGACGACGGCGCCCCCGTGGCGACCCGGACCGTCCCGCCACTGGACAACCCGTCGGATCTCGCCATCGCCCCGTGGCACCACGTGTTCCTGTACGAGTCCGCCGAAGCCCGCGACTCGGCTGCCGAGAAGATCCCGGACCTGATCGGGCGACACGGTTGTCACGATTACATCTTCGTGGACCTGGATCACACCCGGGGTTCCGTCGTCTATTCGTACGCGATCTACCTGGCGGTCTCTCTCGAAAACCCGGACCGGAAACTCGAACGAAGGGTCGAGCGCCTGTACGACCTGGTGCAGGACGCCCTCGTTCCCGACTCCGCCGAAATCGGGTACCCGGACAAGTTCCGCCAGGTCCTGGCCGGGTGGGAGGTGGGGGAAATCCACCGCGGTGGTCGGTTCGCTTCAGCGGAGATCTGGCCGGCAGACGCCTTGCAGGCCCTCCTCCGCTCGGACCGGGGACGGCACTCGCGTTCCACGTCCCTGATCGGCTCACCTCGGCACCGACCGTCCTGGGCGGAGTTCCGGACCGACGTCGACGACTTCTTCGCGTCGAACGAAGCCTGGCGGACCAGCGTCAACCACCTGCTGGACGGGATCGGCCACGATGGTCGGGCCACCGTCTCGATCCGGTCGTTCAACCCGTGCGACCTCACGACCGCCCTGCTGCACTTCGCCCGGACCGGACGAACCGACGCGTTCCCACGTCTCGAAGTAGTCATCCACCGCGGTGACCGCCCCGAGCCGGAACTGCACGCCGGACGACTGCGCTGGGACGGGAAAACCCGTCCGCAGGATCCCGCTCGCCTGATCGGCGATGAATTCCCCGGAGGTTTGGACTCCTACTTCGACCTGTACCACTTCGACCGGCTCGGCGATCACGAGGACGCCCTGCTCACCCGTCACGGCCTCTTCTGCGAGGTCTTCGAAGTCGAGGACGGCCCGCCCGGAGAAGAGCCCATCGTCACCTTCCTCCGCGCCAATTCGAATTACGTCGAAGAACTGGCCGACCTGTTCCACGTCGTCGAGTTCTGATCACCGCACCGCCCGTCAGGCGTCCCACCGCACCCCGCAGGGCAACCCGGGCGTGAGGTGGCGGAACACCAGGTGCACCTCACCGGCCCGGTCCACCGGGTGCGGCCGGCCCGGATCGTCCTCGTCGGACCCCGGCGCGCCCTCCAGCGCCCACACGCGCGGCGGGGTGGACGTGCGGCCGAAGCGGACCCTCAGGTCGAGCAGGTCCACCGGGCGCCGCGGCACGTAGACCAGGCACGACCGCACGACGTGCGCGGACGGCGGGCGGAAGCGGACCGCGAAGTCGTGGGACCGGCCCGCGGGGACGGGGGTCGGCAGTGCCAGGGTGGAGCGGTCGACCAGGGTGCCGCCGTAGAGCACCCGCACGTCGAGGTCGGGCCGGTCCAGGGTGAGCGGCGGCGTCAGGGTCAGCTCGCGCAGGCCGTCGTCGGCGACGACCCGGTGCCGCTCGATCACCTCGGGGCGTGGCCGGTCCAGGGTGAGCACGGCGTGCAGCTCGGTGGTGCGCCAGCCCCCCGGCGACGCGTCCGGCTCGTCGGAGGGCTGGCCGGAAGGCTGGTCGGAAGGCTGGTCGGCGTCGGCGGCCAGTTCGGCGAGGTGGTCGATGGCCTCGTCCACCCGGCGGCGGACCGTCCGCGGGTCGCGGTTCATCCTGACCGCCGCCCAGTGCACCCGGTCCTGGTAGAGCGGCAGCCGCGCCTCGTCCTCGATCGC
This genomic window from Saccharothrix sp. HUAS TT1 contains:
- a CDS encoding endonuclease NucS domain-containing protein gives rise to the protein MRESRIRDLLAADLDIVEPGLTHLGNEFHLPNEHGTRGYVDILARDRLGKIVIIEVKRSRSTSREAIHELFKYAALFRARHGLGANQVRCVLLATDWSELRVPFSEYVRVSDCETEGKQLVLDDDGAPVATRTVPPLDNPSDLAIAPWHHVFLYESAEARDSAAEKIPDLIGRHGCHDYIFVDLDHTRGSVVYSYAIYLAVSLENPDRKLERRVERLYDLVQDALVPDSAEIGYPDKFRQVLAGWEVGEIHRGGRFASAEIWPADALQALLRSDRGRHSRSTSLIGSPRHRPSWAEFRTDVDDFFASNEAWRTSVNHLLDGIGHDGRATVSIRSFNPCDLTTALLHFARTGRTDAFPRLEVVIHRGDRPEPELHAGRLRWDGKTRPQDPARLIGDEFPGGLDSYFDLYHFDRLGDHEDALLTRHGLFCEVFEVEDGPPGEEPIVTFLRANSNYVEELADLFHVVEF